The Anopheles gambiae chromosome 2, idAnoGambNW_F1_1, whole genome shotgun sequence genomic sequence TGCGTCAGAGTCGCCCTGTCGAATTGGCTTCGTACTATGACCATGGTAGATGCAGGGCGCGACCTGTTGTGATATACTTACAAGGTTTAAACCAGTAGTCCACCGTCATCTCATCTTCACTGTCTTCGTCCACATcgctgcaaacaaaaaaaaaacaaggaaaaggGTCACACACTGCTTCACTTTGCACTACATTGGGCACTTGATTGCTGTTTGTTCGTACCCGCTGACGAATATTTTCACCGTGCGTCCCGATTCCGCGATCAGCTCCTGTGCCTGCGCGAGCGTCAGCTTATCCGCATTGTCGTCATTGATTTTGGTGATGATGTCGTTCACTCGGATGCCGGCCCGTCGTGCCAACCCCTCACGCTTGACCGAAATCACTGTCAGTGGTTCGAACTGATCGATGCCACCGGTCACCTCGAAGCCCCACAGATTGTCCACAAATGACATAACGCGGCGGTCGAGCTCGGTCGTTCCCGAAACACGCACATGATACTCGCAGTTCTTGAACGACTCTATCGGCGGCAGCGCCATCTCCATCGCATCCACTTGCACGTCCATTGCTGCTGGTTTGCTGCGAGTTGCTGGGGGGTGGGTATGTAGGAAAAGGCGTACTCCAAACTGCCGAGCTGCTGCGGGAATTGAGAGCAGAAAATGCACTAGTTGCGCTTGGTGCTTTGTTCGGACACTACCGCTCGAATGAGTTAGGTACGGTTAGTGCCTTCGTAATGCTTCATTAAATTATCTTCCCCTCAATgtcaccagcaaaaaaaaacccgagcCACACGCTTCGCGTTACCGATCGTGGCTACGGAAAACGATGCGAAAAAagcaactcgtacgacgtgcAGTGTTCGTTGGCAAACGTTATCTAACACAGGTCCTGAGGAAGCGGAACACCCCTCTCGCCGCTGTAGAGACCGGGAACGAATGTCAACGGCAGCAAAGGAAGCGAGGGTGTCTGTCAAGTCATCAAAGTATTTTTAATCCATTTCCGATTCATCAATCTCGCGTTCACGATCAAACGATTGTTTCGGTGCTGCCGTTTGGCTATTATTAGAGGTACACTTCCCATGCCGTCGAGTGCAACTGGCAGGTTTATTTAACATAATGCTCGCCTTTCCGGTACCGTTCAACACCGGTGCGTCGTCGAGCTTTCGATAAGGCTGTACAGCGCATTTATTAGGATGTTTCCTTCCCATGCTAATGACCGATGGTATCCTTCGCCAAGGCTGCTGGGGGGTAATTAATTGGGGCAACATTGTTTATGTACGGCGCCAACCAGTGCACTGCCCGTGTGGGCCTTCAACTCTGCGTGTTGTTGGGCTTGCCCTCAGACGGGTTGTTTTGAGAGAGGTTAAGATTTATTACACGTGAATCATTGAGACAATAATTGAATCGAATTGAGAGAAAATGCTTGATGTTGGCGAAATTTGTATTATATAAAATGTTTGATTACCCATAGAAGTGAAAAATATTCTTCAATATCTATAGCTAAAATTATATCAGTACTATGTATTTTAGAGTAAAAGCTCGTTCCTATTTATTTAGTTGTCAAATCGCCAAAtatatgaatatttaaaagcCTGTTTAGTACTCAAAACATGTTCACTAAAtatttgtatttattgtaatttttCTCCTCGTTCTCCTTTTTTAAATCAGGTAACAAGGTAATAATATGGTTTAATAAGGTTTTGCATCCCAAGTTTTTAATCAAGAATTACTCTTTTCAGTGTATTAAAAACTagcttttgaaatggtttatactccattttatttttttaattcataatGCTGGCCTATTCATTTCAACTTCATACAATTCGTAGTTTGAATACTATTTGTCTTTATCAGAAAGACCGGTAAATAGGTAAATATTTTGTCATATAATATTTTTGGATATACAGTAAACAGTGTAGTAAAAAGTTCAAAGTGAGATAACTTTTCTCTAATTTTAAGGTTTAAATGCCGTTACAAATGCcatattttttacatattaATCTGATTTCAACAAACACTTAGCTTCATTTAGCATACAGCTAAAAATAATTCCTAAAGTATACTATcgaataaaaagtaaaatattaaTGCACAAATGATTGATTTCGGATCGgcttgtttgttgattttgtttattttattttacgaaATTTGCggaatttcaaataattttctCACGTTACAAGATCCCAAATCAAGCACTGTTATATAACCATCAAATCTTGGCATTATCAGCTGCCAATTCTAAGATCAAGAATTTGATACAAACCTTTATTCAAAAAATCGATTCAATGCAGTCATTCTCAAACGATCTATTTTCTTTCGCTCAAAGCTTTCTTTCTGTGCTTTCTTTGTCCCCGCTCTGGCCAACAGCCAACAGTTCACGTGGATGAAACGTcttcggtgtgtttttttggcacTAATGTCCAacgtatttgtttgttttgctctcgAATACTTCGGATAATAATAAACGCTGTAGACCGTCGCACGTTAatggtgtttttatttatttttattgtactTATTTACATAGAAATACCAGTCTCTAGAGTAATAGTTGATAATGACGTGTTCTATACAATCATGTGATGTAATGAAAACAATGTATTTGGTTCTAAGCACAAAGCCTATTGCTTAAAATGAACTTTTAGatctgtgtttgtttcaacTCAGCTTGTTATCGTTTGATGCTGTCCTAAGAGGAGCGTAAGATAGGAGCTAATTTACAGTAGCTAGGGCCAATGAAACAAACGAAAGGGGTGTGTATGTAATGattgaaaagaataattaACCATATGCGATGATGCTGATAGGAAGCTTATTAATACATCATATTGGCTGGGAGGGAAGGATTTAAGAAGGAACGCCAGGGAACGGCAGGGAACGGATATTCTTCGGAGGCTTCCTCAGCAGGGTGATGCACACTGCAGCGCGTGAAGATGGTTGGAAAGTGGTGGCCGGTGGATCGATCGAACAGTTGGATGAGATCCGATAGTAGTTGATGAGGGGGGAGTTGCGAGCAAGCGAGATGGTGCCGAGAAACCGTTCGACAACGACGCGTGTTGTTCGGTGCGAGAGGGCCCGCCGTGCGCAGCAAGAAGATGTTTGCAAAAGGTCAATTATCAATGCCGAATTCAAGCCCACTAACACAAGGGCACAACCCAGGTCGAGGGAGGTCATCGCACACAACGGTAGGGAAGGGAACCGAAAGCTCACGGTATGGTGAGGGAAAAAGGGAGGGTAGTGGTTGGGAGGGTGGGAGAGTGCGTTTTCAATTTTGATAAAGGAACACCTTCGACTTGCGGGGCTGGAAAATGGTTTCGTCTTTCATTACCTTTCGCACATCTTCTTCGGCCACTACCATCTCCGGGCGCAGCTCGATGCCACTCTTGGGGGGATCCATATCGTGTACCAGCTTGTAGACGTCGCTGTTCTTGATGAAGCTCAAATCCTTCTCCGGTTTCTGGTACTTGAGGAAGTTTACCCTGCAGGGGGAGCGGACCAGAGAGCATGCAAGAAAAGGGGCTTCATGTAGAGCGTGGTCGTTTTCAGAACGTAAAATCAAGCGAAGTATGCAACGGATTGATCATGCACATAAGGAGTAAAGTAGTGCGAAAAACAACACGTAGCTCAACGGTGATCACAAAAACGATTTCAGTTGGAAATGCATAACCAACTGAAATAGTGCTACTTACTGCGCCCGGAGTAAACTACTTGAAAAGCTCACTTTCGAACTTTTCCACCATAAGTTCGCAGTTGGAAAATTTCTTCGCTTTACTCGTTGTTCttcgaaaaagagagagagaaagagagagaaaagcatGTGCACAATGAAGATGATCGAACGCGGATGTGATTGGGGCTTGAGTGACGCATGCATGGAGTTCCCTGCTGCCACGTACCTGTACACGTGCGGGGACTTCGCCTTGCCATCGGCCCAGTAGTAGTTCCAGAACTTTACCTAAAACATAGAATGTGCTGTTAGACAAGATGATAACGAGCGCGAAGGGATGAAGGCggccattattattattattattattattattagtggCGATGCTCAGTGGCTGGCTACACTCACAAAAGCCCGTTAGTGACACACACGTTTGGCATGACAACGTTCGTTAGTACACACACAGCGATGCGTAGTAGTGACGTGAGGAACGCACAAATGACATGGGGGAAGTGAACGCCCATATGAGCTGGGTCACAGCGGCGTTTACCTGTCGTCGTAACCCAGATGAGGGCTTTCGTAGAAGTTGCtacaaaagaagaagacacgAAATGAACGATGCGAACACACTCAAGAGGTACTACGCATGATGAGAGAGTATGGTTGGCGAAAACGCCACGGCAGACGACGAACGGTTGTGGGTGGTGCGTGTGATTGCAAGCAGCGGCTGAAAATGGGATAGCATAAGGATAGCAAGGTTTTTTGGAGTGTGACATTTACCCGAGCGTCGTGCCCTGGATCAGTTCCGCCTGGGAGCTGATCACTTCCGCGATGAACTGCTCGTTGAATGCGTCCTTCGCCGTGCGCCACTTGCGCCCGCCGGGCAGGTAGATGGGCCGCTCCTGCGGCGTCAGCGGGCCGAACGCGCTGAccgccttcttcttctttttgaccACCTGCAGCTTCAGCTCGTCCTGCACCGCGGTGCGGATGTCGCCGCCGGCATTAGGCTGGCTGGAGCTATCGGAATCCTGTCGGGGAAAGGTCGGGTGGGATGTGTACCACAACCCACATGGCGCCCCCCACATAGCACAACAGGACGGAGGACGGAAACAGAATACAACGCGTGTACAAGAGCGAGAGTGCAACGCAAGAAGAGTTCATCACAGATCGGAGATAAAGTGGTTTACaaaagatagagagatagagaacgATTAGAACGAAACGTGCACGCACAAACAGATACTGCTACCCTTTGGTATGTTGGTTGGGGGTTGCAGAAACTGGTTAACAGAGAGCCACACTCCCTGAAGCTTCCTGCTGAGCAGAGAAGCTCCCAGGGACTACAAAGCCACCACCCGGTTAACGATGTTTTAGTTCGGTAATACATTTATTGCACTGCTATTAGAACACGTGTTCGAAAAGAGCTTGCGCTCCTAAATTGCGCTTGAGCAGTACTATCAACACACAGCACTGCTGCGTGGTGTGATCTCGTGTAGGCTGGTGCAGAGGTGTGCTGCCAACTGTTCGTGTCGTTTGTAGTTCGTAGTAAGTGTGGAGGTTTGGTAGTAATACGTCGCTAGAGGAGCATCGGTTACGCTAACACCGGCTGTGGTTCGATGGCCGTCGCTGCCACTCCGCAGGCTTCCAGGTCCTGGGAGATGCGCAGCGGTATCGTCACGTACTCGAcctcttcctcctcgtcgACGTATATGCGGTAGCGCTGGGACACGATGGCCCACTCGATCGTTTGATACTTTGGCTTCTTTCGTGTGTTTGGAGGTGTAGGAGGGATTTGCATTCGATgcaatttgttgttgtttgttgttcgaTGTTGTTGGGTTGTAGTAATAGGGACAAGCATTTAAAGGCATTCAGGTGTGTAGTGATGCGCGCAGTTGTTCGAATGTGATCGTAGAATTAGCaaacacagaacacacagtgtttgattgattgattccCATTTCAACAGAGGTGTGGACCGCCGGAGCAGAGCAGAGCGTAAGgtaagaagaaagagaaacgtTCCGAAAAAGGTAGAAAAACACGTTGATGAAATATttagcccaaaaaaaaaaaagaaacaacaacaagcgtGGGGTCCTCACGCCCGCCTAATGTGGAATGGGAACAGTCAAGCGGTTTGAGGTTATGCGACaacactctgtgtgtgttaagATTTGCAGCAATGCCGCCGCTGCACTGGGTCGCCCGGGGAGTCAACACCACAGTACTGTATGGGGTGAACGCTTGCGCTGATGGCAAGAGCTGCGCCCGGGCGCCCCTGCTCCAACAGGTCACCAAACTAACCTTATCGTTCTGATTGGTCCACTCAATGTCGTGCTCCTTCATCCTTTTCTCTAGCTGCTCAAGCTCCTCCTCTGTGTAGTGGATGTGTTCGCCTTCGTCGACCGATGAGGACTGatcgccgctgccgctgctgtccGCCCTGCTAAACTCAGTCACCTCGAACGTCTCGGACACTTCGGGCACGATGGCCTCCGGTGCCGACTGTTCGGTGCCCTCACCACCCGCACTCGGATCCGCTTCTGCAAGGGTAAGGTTAAACACTTTCACTCAATAACGCGCTTCGACGGAAGTGGCAGAGAAGCAAGCAGATGATTGAAACgacacggtggtggtgtggtatGATCGTCGGCTGTATGGCACGTGCTGCATGCGCGAGCACTACTAAGGACACCTCGCGTTGGCACCAACGTCCTATTTGTCTTTGTCCTTGTGCACATCGTGCGTCGTTACATCCGTTACAATGTAGCAGGTCGCGGCGAAAGGACAGATGAACCTACAATTGCAactatatacacacacacacagacacaagtgcaaaacacacaaagagggagagagagaagagggAGAAAGCTTATCTGAAAACGAGTATACCTTCCGGTCGGGGTGAGATACTCTTGGACTTCCGTTTCGGTGCGGCCAACACGGCGAGCTGCTCGGTCAGGGCGGCTATCGTGGCCTGGATCGTGTTCGGCAGTGCCGATAGCGCTTCCAGCTGCTTTTGCACATTCTGCAACTGCTCGCGGAACTCCTCCGAGGGTTCCTCCTCGGTCGGGTTGGGTGCCCCGGGCTGCTGTGCCTCCCCTTCACCTGCAGTGGAAGTGCCATTAGCGTTCGTATTGGTTTCCAACTCCTCCTCACCACAGCACCCGACATTATCGCCGGGGCAAGCGTAGGGACAGGGACAACAGGGGCCAACGGGATGTTCGAGGTGGTGGTTACCTGCCATCGGCTCGCTCGGCACGACCGGCTCATCCACGAGCGTCTTGATCGTTTCCACCTCCACCTCCTGGCGTTCGTTCAGGTACTCGTCGTACATTGGTATCGGTTCCGGTTCCGGCTCGGGTTCCTTAAATTGGGGCGGTaggtgtgtcggtgtgtgtatgtgggacGCAATCGAAAAACCAGCTCAGCTCAGCTCACAGTGCAAATCGAGACAGTGCGTCCGTCGGGCGTCGCATGCCGCTTTTAAGCTCACACTTCCGCCTTGCGGGGGTGGCGGACGTGCCGAACAACACTTACCGGTGATTTGGGTGGCTTGTAGTCGGGGGCaattttcggtttcggttgctTCACAATTCGTACCTGGTAGCGCTCGGTCGGCGGGTTCCGCTCGAGCTTCCGCTCCTCGGGCGTCTTCGGCGGCGGTCGGGACGGCTTCTGCAGGAAGGTGGTCCACTTTTTGTCCTCCTCTTCGCTCTGCACCAGCTCGCTGTTGAGCGTTTTGAAAACTTCGCTCTGCTTAAACACGCCCGCCTTCGGGATCATCTTGTTAAAGTTCACGCTGCAATGGGGAGGTGTAAAGggtaaagtttttgcgatcgGAGGACGTCCAAGAGTAGCCCAAATCAAATTGATGTCCTTGGTGTGGTGGATGCTCGACGTCACATTCGACACTTACCCGATCACGTTGTGTTGCTTAAGCACTTCGGCTTCACCCGAGAGGATCTCGGCTATCTGCTCGTCGGTGATCGGTACCTCGGGAATCTGTTcgtcgggctgctgctgccttggTTCCTCCTTGGCAGGGTGGTGAACTGCCAACGGCGATGGGCTGCCGACATTCGGCGTCCAGAACGGTTTCGGCGAGGTGTTGATGTACTCCACCTCGCCCGACGGTGTTTTCTCCTTGATGAGCCGTTGGGACGGCGTAACCTCACGTGCCCTGCACCATGTACCATGGGGACATTGGTGGAACGTGGGGAGAACATGTGGTGGTCATTTTACAACTTGCAAGGACCTCGCTGCTGCCCCCCTTCACCCTGGTAGCGATATACTAACCTTAAGATGCCTAGCACGAACTGGTTGCCGGCGCAGGCCAACAGCTGGTGGGCATCGTAATAGGACATGTTGCCCGTCGGTATGTCATTGATGCGCACCACCACATCGCCCATGTGCATGCCAACGTCTTCGGCGATGCTTCCGGGTAGGATCTGTAAAGTGTGCAGACAAACAGCAGGGGATTTTCAGTTGCATTGCATCGCAGTGGAAAATAGAAAGCGTTCGAATGTGAACTAGAGTGTCGTCGGCACACACGGGCGTCACCAGCGAGCCttgtgtgctggtggtggtataGCTGGCATGACATTTCGGCGCTATTTTTATCGACTACCATCAATCGATCACTTCACCCAATCGATTAGCGAATTGAGGAGAACGGTATGCTGAATTTGGGTTTCATGTTATGAGGTTAATTCGTAACGTCTcgaacacatacatacatacttCACTTAGCAATGTGACACCTTTATTTGCTACTGATCGTAAGGACCTTATTTTTCGTTATCTAGCATATACTGTATCCGATTCACTTCTTGTTAGGATGTAAATAACAATCACTCAATTGCTTTGCGGAGAGGATCAATTGGCACGATACGATgtcgaattttttttttcgattacgCAATATGCTGTCgtgatacatttttttgtataccATTATTTGAATATGCTGCACAATGAGCCTCATATTACTTGCCCAAATGTACATTTTCCCTCAAATATAATGCTTGGAGATTGTCGGAAAAActaatacataaaaaaacactattcAAACTCACTTTGACAACCGTTAAGGGAACATCAAAATCAGCTCCACCGACGAGCTTAAAACCGAACGGGGTTGTGTTATCGTAACGCGAGAAGTTTAGATCCAGCACCATTTCGAATGACTTTTGTGGCTTATGATCGCTTCAAAAACAAATGGTCACAATGCACACACTGGTGGATCACTGTCGTTGCTGTAGAAAATAAGAATCCTTTAACCTCAACCCACGTTGATAAAAAGTtcactttcttcttctgtttctcTAGAACCGCACCAACCGATCGCTGCAGGTAAAATGTGGCGAAAAGACGAATTGTTGCATCCGCCTGCAAGCGCGTCTTGTGCCCAGATCGCGAAACCCACGAGTGGCAGCTCGTGATTCGCGTTCGGTACTCAATCGATCATATGGTCGGGTATCGGCAACAGCGGCCCCATTAATTGCAGCCACATTCAGTCATCGATGTTTACAATTGGCATCGCTGCGAGACACTTGGCGGTATTGTTCGGAACAACAGGTAGCACGAGATGATGCATTTGTCAGCAATGCAAGTTTAATTTTGGAACTTGCCGCTGCTGGTGCGCACCGCCCTGCACGTGGTTTAGTCTATTCATGTTTTGCAGTGTGGTTTTTGCtcacttttttctgtgttgcCGCTTTTAAAACGCAATTAAGTCCAACACGTGCTCGCAAACAACGTTGTtcgtagcaacaaaaaaacaaaaacaaaaagtatgAGACAGTGTCGGAAGTCTAACGCATTGCTGCTTCCTTACTGCGATTATAACACTTTTGTTGACTTGGTGTCATACTTCTAAGGATTTGCTGAACTTGGTTACTTGCATCATTGAAAATACATTGCGCCAAACgtgaagagagaaagataaacaGCAATAAAGAAAATAAGCATCACCCTAGAAACACATAGAAACACGGAGAGCGTAAATCTAGAGCGTAAGGCGTACcgatttaattcaaattacaTACAGGATTAAACTCCGGACATTCaacatggttttttttattgaatttcttcaaTATCCAGATCCTCATTTTACCCGATGAACTAaaaagaattaattaaaaatgcatcTGTTCTCTAGTGCGTCTCAAAAAACCCCTGTCTGTCAGTTTACCACCGGAGGCATTCTTAGTAGTTTTGCCGACTCCAGTGTAATTTCTTCGACAATTCCTATTAATCTGGTTCAGATACATTAAAGTACATAGGAATCCATTGTAGAGGTAGATTTCAACGTTAAAACAACAGAGCAACACCCCTTGCTGgtaaaacatgcgggaactcgagcaaaccagagaggcgtacggaccgacacgaaagttttaccaagcgatggCAGgacaccgaaacaacgttgtacctaaggttacctgctgtcgcaacaaggatggagatctggtcagtaaccagccagaggtcctctcgcggtgggctcagtactttgatgaattactcaacgaccagtttaacgaacagctagaagcgccactagcagatattgtcatgctactgccacctagcatagaagaaacacgaaaggctatccgtcggctgaaaaataacaaggcacccggaaccgacggaattgcagccgaactggtcaaaaatggaggtgcacgactagaaaacgagattcatcaaattggaactgaggtgtgggatagcgaatcaatgccttgtgattggaatctcggcatcatctaccccatatacaagaagggagataggttggactgcaataactacaggggtattacggtgttgaataccgcctataaaatattctccgtGATCCTTCAGGTTCGCCTTGTctcgcacgtcgaagagatagtcggaaactatcaaagaggatttcgaaacggaaaatcaaccactgatcagatcttcaccattcggcagatcttggagaaggtggctgaatacagaaacgacatataccatctcttcatagacttcaaagccgcatatgatagcagggtaaaactgtacgacgatatgagctcatttggaatcccggccaaactgataaggctagttagaatgactatgaccaacgtcacatgccaggtgatggtggatggaaaactctcaggtccttttgctaccaccaagggtccaAGGAAGGCCACCTGGCGATGGTgaagactacgggaaccatattctataagtcaacccagatcctgacatacgctgatgatatagacatcattgttttgcggctctcctatgtagcagaagcctaccaagggatcgagcaggcggcagagagcctcggattgcagataaacgaggcaaagaccaaactaatggtggcaacatcagcggccctaccaataaattatcAGAAACTACGTAGGtatgacgtacagataggtgaacgcacttttgaagtcgtcccacaattcacctatcttgggtcaaaggtcagcaacgataACAGCATGgcagctgagttgcgcgcaacgatgctggctgccaacggGTCATTCTACAGGCTCAAAAATCAGTGCACCTCAAAGAATCTGTCGCGATGGACGAAGCTGGGTCTATATAGAACCTATATAGTActggtactcacatacgcctctgagacatggacactgtccaaatctgacgaaaccctcttagtcgcgttcgagaggaagatgctcaaaggatacttggccccgtatgtgaggaaggacaatggagaagtcgctataatgacgagttACACGAGATGCACGACGATCttactgtcgtacagcgtgtcaatctcgccaggctccggtgtaCTTGCCCTGATGTACTAGAATCCGTAATGATTCAATAACCATAATGAATCGATGAATCGAGCCACGAAAGCCCTGTATGATGTAAGGGAGCCTGGGGCAAAATGTTTATGAGGGGCGTACtagaatcaattaaaaatgtagCAACTCTTCGGTTCTATTCATCTACGCGTActagaaaaaaacagcacccaAACCCCGTTATTTTAAAGACCTTCGTTATGTCGTTCTAGGAGGACACCTAAATCCAAAATCAAGTGTCCAGACCTTGAAATTCAAGtgtaatttgaaacatgaaCTCGAAATTGtccggaatatgaatcaaaatatcgttgcagtttaatgatattttgcaatgtttcgagtaaaattattggatatctttattttttctcaaatttaGAAGGTTTGCTTTAGTAAATGGAGTAAAACAAAGGTTTGgccaattaaaattgaattagtaATACAatattctctttttctcttcttttggctcaacaactgTTGTCGATCAAGaactgcctgtaccacttgtgggcttggctttcagtgacttattctTTTccacccatagcaggatagtcagtgcTACGAATGGCGGCACGATCCATtgggggcttgaacccatgacggacatgttgttaagtcgtatgagttgacgactgtaccaccagatcagctaaaaaaaaatcaacagaaAATATTGATAGTAAAAAATTTCTTAAATttccgtaattcgaagcagtAAGGTAAGCCAACTAATAAGGAATTTCctaatcgtaaaaaaataactaaaataataaaaacaaaaattaaaaaaaatcgtttttttataagaaataatgttctttttttatagaattgCTCTAAATTctctttttattccttttgcCCCATTAATTTTAATAGAAATGGCgttttaatgattttctaaAATTAACTTTAACACATATCAGAACGGCTTGAAAGTAGACCTGATTTTCCTGTATTCCTATTATCTTTCCCATATCGtattcgtttcgttcgtttgtttccTCTTATAATGAGTATCTCTTTTAATAAGTTTTTAGCAAACCAAGTATATTTACATAATCTACAAATTTTTAACGACCCCATCAATTCGGTTCGATTTAATCGTTCCTTCAATGCCATACAACGAACACTATTTGCATTTCGtatgcattttttaaacaagTTTGTAGACTAACATAAGATACGCGGTTTATGCGTTCCCGAGGAATccataattttcaaaatatccgAAAAAGTGCGCGGAATATTTCCCTTGTTTAAAGATTCGTCCCGTATTTACATTCAACGAAAGCAATTCGCCATAGAAAATCTTACAGATCGTAAATAACACATTTTAtgcattgtattttttttccgaAATATCCCATTCATATGAAGAATCAGGGTCCTTCTCAACCCTGAATGAAATGTTCATTTAGCGTAAACACACTCCCCACGAATAAATCGATTCCCCTACGTTAAACACCTACCCACCCTGTGCCGACGAAAAAATCTGTTTTCAAACAACACGTATCGGTGTGTGTGAAGGAGACCGCTTGTACCTATCCAGTACGCACACCACCGTACCTATCATATTTGAAGTGACACAATCAACTCCCGGACACGGTTGGGTACGGTTTAGGTTTTCCCTCGCAAATTTTTTCCCTCGGGATTTTGTCCATTTCCGCCAGTTCCTGCGATTGTTAGACAATTGCCAGCGGCAAATTTATCAACGTACCATCGCCAGGGAGATAATTCTTATTGGTGCAAAGTGTGTCCGGTGTAAAAATTCCAATTAGCCGGTTCTGTTCGACGAGACCGTCCGCTCGGTGAGAACGAATGAGCGGAGACGGCCATTTTGAACGGCGGCTCACCTTTTCTTTGTTCCTCTCAGTGTGCCCAGTGAGCC encodes the following:
- the LOC1278765 gene encoding proteoglycan 4 isoform X3, with the protein product MVLDLNFSRYDNTTPFGFKLVGGADFDVPLTVVKILPGSIAEDVGMHMGDVVVRINDIPTGNMSYYDAHQLLACAGNQFVLGILRAREVTPSQRLIKEKTPSGEVEYINTSPKPFWTPNVGSPSPLAVHHPAKEEPRQQQPDEQIPEVPITDEQIAEILSGEAEVLKQHNVIGVNFNKMIPKAGVFKQSEVFKTLNSELVQSEEEDKKWTTFLQKPSRPPPKTPEERKLERNPPTERYQVRIVKQPKPKIAPDYKPPKSPEPEPEPEPIPMYDEYLNERQEVEVETIKTLVDEPVVPSEPMAGEGEAQQPGAPNPTEEEPSEEFREQLQNVQKQLEALSALPNTIQATIAALTEQLAVLAAPKRKSKSISPRPEEADPSAGGEGTEQSAPEAIVPEVSETFEVTEFSRADSSGSGDQSSSVDEGEHIHYTEEELEQLEKRMKEHDIEWTNQNDKDSDSSSQPNAGGDIRTAVQDELKLQVVKKKKKAVSAFGPLTPQERPIYLPGGRKWRTAKDAFNEQFIAEVISSQAELIQGTTLGNFYESPHLGYDDRVNFLKYQKPEKDLSFIKNSDVYKLVHDMDPPKSGIELRPEMVVAEEDVRKCASPC
- the LOC1278765 gene encoding proteoglycan 4 isoform X4, which produces MVLDLNFSRYDNTTPFGFKLVGGADFDVPLTVVKILPGSIAEDVGMHMGDVVVRINDIPTGNMSYYDAHQLLACAGNQFVLGILRAREVTPSQRLIKEKTPSGEVEYINTSPKPFWTPNVGSPSPLAVHHPAKEEPRQQQPDEQIPEVPITDEQIAEILSGEAEVLKQHNVIGVNFNKMIPKAGVFKQSEVFKTLNSELVQSEEEDKKWTTFLQKPSRPPPKTPEERKLERNPPTERYQVRIVKQPKPKIAPDYKPPKSPEPEPEPEPIPMYDEYLNERQEVEVETIKTLVDEPVVPSEPMAGEGEAQQPGAPNPTEEEPSEEFREQLQNVQKQLEALSALPNTIQATIAALTEQLAVLAAPKRKSKSISPRPEEADPSAGGEGTEQSAPEAIVPEVSETFEVTEFSRADSSGSGDQSSSVDEGEHIHYTEEELEQLEKRMKEHDIEWTNQNDKDSDSSSQPNAGGDIRTAVQDELKLQVVKKKKKAVSAFGPLTPQERPIYLPGGRKWRTAKDAFNEQFIAEVISSQAELIQGTTLGVNFLKYQKPEKDLSFIKNSDVYKLVHDMDPPKSGIELRPEMVVAEEDVRKCASPC
- the LOC1278765 gene encoding proteoglycan 4 isoform X2, which produces MVLDLNFSRYDNTTPFGFKLVGGADFDVPLTVVKILPGSIAEDVGMHMGDVVVRINDIPTGNMSYYDAHQLLACAGNQFVLGILRAREVTPSQRLIKEKTPSGEVEYINTSPKPFWTPNVGSPSPLAVHHPAKEEPRQQQPDEQIPEVPITDEQIAEILSGEAEVLKQHNVIGVNFNKMIPKAGVFKQSEVFKTLNSELVQSEEEDKKWTTFLQKPSRPPPKTPEERKLERNPPTERYQVRIVKQPKPKIAPDYKPPKSPEPEPEPEPIPMYDEYLNERQEVEVETIKTLVDEPVVPSEPMAGEGEAQQPGAPNPTEEEPSEEFREQLQNVQKQLEALSALPNTIQATIAALTEQLAVLAAPKRKSKSISPRPEEADPSAGGEGTEQSAPEAIVPEVSETFEVTEFSRADSSGSGDQSSSVDEGEHIHYTEEELEQLEKRMKEHDIEWTNQNDKDSDSSSQPNAGGDIRTAVQDELKLQVVKKKKKAVSAFGPLTPQERPIYLPGGRKWRTAKDAFNEQFIAEVISSQAELIQGTTLGVNFLKYQKPEKDLSFIKNSDVYKLVHDMDPPKSGIELRPEMVVAEEDVRKVMKDETIFQPRKSKVFLYQN